The genomic stretch GCCCGGTGAGCACCAGCACCGCATAGGCGGTTTCCTCCTGGGTGCCGCCCCAGATTCCCCAGGAGCCGTCGCCGTGCTGGGTGTCCAGCAGCCACCGCATCGCCTTCGCCGCCGTCTTGCCGGTCCCGGGACCGCCGAAACGGTGCAGGGCGGTCGTGGCGCAGAAGGTGGCGTAGTAGGGGGAGGCATGCCAGCGGTCTTCCCAGCTACCGCAGGCTCGCTGCTGATCGCCCAGCCAGCTGGAGACTTTGCGGATCGCCGCCGCATGGCGCCGGGTCTCCGCGGGACGCGCGCGGACGTACAGGCCAAGGGCTTCGAGCACATGGGCATTGGTGGTGACGGACCGGCCCTGCTCGCCCGGCCAGGTACAGAAATGGGTGCTCAGCTCGTAAGGCAGCAGGGGAGCGGGGGCGCGGGGCTCTCCGAGCAGAGTGAGGGTGGCGAGGACCATGCTGGTGGTGTCGGCGTCGGCGGGGAGCCCGGGTGAGGTCGCGGCGCCCTCGCGCCCCAGCGCACTGCGCAGGCTGCGGCGCACGTCTTCGGTGACGGACACCGCGACGCCTGCCTGTAACAGCCAGTTGAGTGCCCAGGCGCGTTCGAGAACGGTGACGGGAAAGGCACAGGGCAGCGCGGCGCCGTTCTCCTGGACGATCCGGTCCAGGTAGTGGCGGGCGGCGGCCCCGCCGGAGCCGGAGCCGCCGGCGGCCAGCCAGGCTGCCGTGGCCGCGGGGGACGCCCCGATGCTGCCCTCCGCCGACGGCTGGACCCGGTCCGGTCGTAGCGCTTCACCCAGGGTCTCGGCGGCATGGAGCAGCTTGCCTTCCAACTGTGCACCGTTGGCCAGTTGGGCGGTCAGGGTGGCCAGCCTGTTCCCGCCGCGGTGGATCAGGTCGTGCAGATGGGCGGGAAGGCGGCGGAGTTCCGGCCCGACCGCGTCCTGATCGTCCAGCTGCCGCTCGATGCGCGGGACGAGTGCGCCGACGATGAGGTCGGCAGCCGGCAGATCGGGCAGTTCGCCGACGGTGAGACGGGCGAGCCGGCGGAGTGCCGCGCGCGCCGCCGCCATGATCCGGGTATCACCGGGGCGGTGTTGCCGGACGGTGAGCAGCGCTTCGGTCGCGCTGAGCGTCGGCACGAGTGCGTACCCGGCGTGGCGCGGACCCCAGTGCCCCTCTGGCTGCTGGGTCTCCAGCAGATAGGTGATCCGCTCGGCATGCCCCTCCAGCTCCGGCATCAGGGAGACGACGCGTGCGGTCTCGTAGACGGAGGCGGTGACCTGTCCGCTGCCGGTCAGCTGCGCCGGTATCTGCTGTGCACGGTTCGGAGCGGGCCCGGGGACGTCCGGCGCGTCTGTCCTGTCTGTCTTTCCAGGAGTGTTCATGCAGTCCTCGTGGTGACAGTGCGGGCGAGTTCGCGTAGGGCTTGGTGTGCCGTGGGGGAAAGGGCGGCGCGGTCCAGAGCACGGCCGGCCTGCGCACAGCGTTCACCGATCATCCGCTCGATCTCGTCCGGTGCGCCGGAGCAGGCGATCAGATGCCGGATGCGGCCGGCGTCCTCGGCTGTCAGGCACGGGTTGCCGATCAAGGAGCGCAGGGTGTGCCGATGGGCGGGCGCGGCACGGCGCAGGGCGAGGGCGAGAAGGGCGGTGTGCTTGCCCTCGCGCAGGTCGTCCACCGACGGTTTGCCGGTGACGGCGGGATCGCCGAAGACGCCGAGAAGGTCGTCGCGCAGCTGGAACGCCTCGCCGAGCGGGAGCGCGAACTCGCTGAGCCTGTCGCGCAGCACGGTACCGGCGCCGGCCAGCGAGGCACCGATGTGCAGGGGCCGCTCGACGGTGTACTTCGCGGTCTTGTAGCGGACGATGGCCAGTGCCAGGGCCATGTCGTCGGTGGGGCGACCGGTTGCGGTCAGGTCGAGGTACTGGCCGTACATCACCTCGGTGCGCATGGCGTCGATCAGCGGCAGGGCGGCGGTGAGCTGTCCGGCGGTCAGCCCGGCGGTGTGCAGCAGCTCATCGGACCAGGCCAGGGCGACGTCGCCGATCAGGATGCCGGCGCCCGTGCCGGTCCGGTCGGCGGCCTGCGGGGTGCGGCCCGGGGCGTGCCGGCGGGCCAGGGCACGGTGGACGGTGGGCCGGCCGCGGCGGGTGGCTGAGCTGTCCATGATGTCGTCGTGGATCAGGGCGAAGGCATGGAACATCTCCAGAGCGGCGGCGGTCCGGAGCACGGCCGAGGGGGTGGGGCGGCGGCCGGCCGCTGCGTGCCAGCCGGTGACGCACAGCAGCGGGCGCAGCCGCTTGCCGCCCGCGCGCAGGAAGTCGTGGAGCAGCTGGGTGACTTCGCCGGGCAAATGATGTGCGGCGGCGGTACGGGCCTTGGCCGTGAGGAACTCGTCCAGGACCGCCCCGACCTGTGAGCGGACGACGGCCAGGTCGAGCCGCTGGGCGACCGTCGAGGCGGCGTTCACCGAACCCCCTCGGCCGGCTCCGGACGACAAGGCGCCGGGGTACGGGTGAATGCCATCGGACCTCCTCTGCGGGCAGCCGGATTCCGCCGCGTCGCCGTCCGGGCGGGCTCCGGCAGGTGCGGTGACCGGGCAGCACCAGTGCATCGCTTCTCACCCGGTTGCGACAAGGGCGATCGGCAGTATGCGCGGTGCCTGTGCTGCGAGGTGGTGACGTGGCGGACGACGGGCCGGACCGCCAGCGGCTGACATCCGACCGCGCTTCCGGCACGGGCGAGTGCAGCTTCAACGAGCCGGTGCTCGGCACGGCGTAACCGGGCGGCTTCCAGCAGGTGTCCGACTCGCTGTACACCGCCTCAAGCGCCGGGGTCTTCTGCCCTCCGAGCGCCTGGTCGACGGCGGCTACACCTCCGTAGCCCTCCGGGACCAGGTCGCCCGCGGTCACGACGTCACCCTGGTCGGCCCGGTCCGGCGCAAACGCATCCGTCGGTCCCGCAAGGGCAACGCGTTCGACCGAGACGCCCTCGCCATCGGCTGGGAGCCCCAGCGTCACCTGCCCGCAGGGGAAGCTGAGCACGGAGTGGCCGACTCCGCCGTCCACCACGCCCCACGTCCGGGTCCGGTTCGCCAAGGGCGTTTGCAAGATCGCCGCCATACGCCGTACGGGCGACGCCGCGTTCCCGGTGGCCGGGTGCGGGGAGGTATACGGGGTGGCGGGCGGTCCGCCGGGGTGGCGCGGGGCCGTTCGCCCGGCGCCTGCCGGGCGAGGCGCTCGGGCTGCGGGATGATGCGTCGCGCGCACGGCTCCGCAGGTGACCGCGGCCCGGCGCACACCGGGGCGGCGCCGGTCGCGTACGGGTCGAGGGAGGAACGCCGCAGTGTCCGAGCGCACGCCGTGCCCCGCGGGAGAGCGTCAGCCGCGGCATCCGGGCCCGGCCAGGGGCCCGCCGGGGCGCGGCCCGCAGCGTCCGCCCACCGCCCGCCCCGTCGCCCACCGGCCCCCCTCGTCCGGCGACCCGCTCTCCGAGGCAGCGTATGACTTCCCAATTCGACGGTCTGGCCGCTCTGCACGAGCGCAGCATCGACGAACTGCCCGTCAGACGGCACATCGAGATGCCCTCCGTCCTCGCCGCGGCGGGCGGCGTCGAAGGGCTCCGGGTCCTGGACCTCGGCTGCGGTTCCGGGCTCTACGCCCGCTTCTTCGCCCGCAACGGCGCGGCCGGCGTGCTCGGCGTCGACCGCTCCCCCGGGCTGGTCGCGCACGCCCGGCACCGCGAGGAGGTGGAGCCCCTCGGCGTGCGCTACCTGGTGCACGACGCAGCGACGACGGACGCGCTGGCCGGGGCGTTCGACCTGACCGTGGCCGTCTACGCGCTGTCGTACGCGGCCACTCCGGCCGCGCTCACCCGGCTGTGCGCGGCCGCCCGCGCCACCCTGGCCCCGGGCGGCCGTTTCGTGGCCGCCACGCTCAACCCGGACTTCGCGACGGTCCCCCACTACTACCGGCCCTACGGCTTCGACCTCACCGTGGCGGACCCGCACCTGCGCGACGGCGACCCCGTCGGCCTGCACGCCCGTGCCGACGGGGAGAGCTTCCAGGTGACCGCCTACTACTGGTCCCGCGAGGCGCACGGACGGGCGCTGGCGGAGGCCGGCTTCACCGACATCGCCTGGCAGTCGCCGCGCACCGCCGCCGACGGCAGCGCGTCCCTGTTCGCGCGCTATCTGGCGGCGCCGCACGTCCTGGCCGTGTCCGCGCGGGCGGCCGGGGGCGCCTCCCGGCGGTAGCCGGGGTCACGGCTCCAGCCGCGCGATGCGCCCGTCCTCCCCCGCCGCCCAGCAGCCGGCGTCCGGCGCGCAGTCGACGGTGTCGTACGAGCCGTCGTCGAAGGCGTACCACCTGCGGCCGCCGTCGAACGTGACGTCGCTGCCCGTCGGACCGACCGCGAGGGCGGCCCGTGTGGAGCGGGGGAACCAGGTCACGCCGGACCGGTAGCGCTTCGGGGGCCGGACGGACGCCTGCCAGGACGCGCCGCCGTCCGCGCTCACCGCGGCGGCCATGGGCGAGGGCTTGCCGGTGCGGTGGTCGCCGCCGACCGCGAGGCCGTGCGTACGGTCGCGGAAGGCCAGCCCGAAGACCCCGCGCGCCGGGTCGCCGGCCGGGACCGGCGTCTGCGACACGGTCCAGCTGCGCCCGCGGTCGGGCGAGTACAGCACCCGGCTGCGGGCCGCGCCGCCGGTGGCGAACCACGCGTCGTGGTCCCCGGAGCTGACCAGGCACTGGCCACTGGCCGCGAACGACGCCTCGCCCGGCTGGGCCGGGGGCATGCCGCGGGTGGGCAGCACCCGCCAGTTCCGGCCGCCGTCGACGGTGGACAGGATGCGGTAGGCCCCGTCGACCGGGTCGGCGAGCGCGATGCCGTGGCTGCTGT from Streptomyces albofaciens JCM 4342 encodes the following:
- a CDS encoding prenyltransferase/squalene oxidase repeat-containing protein, with product MNTPGKTDRTDAPDVPGPAPNRAQQIPAQLTGSGQVTASVYETARVVSLMPELEGHAERITYLLETQQPEGHWGPRHAGYALVPTLSATEALLTVRQHRPGDTRIMAAARAALRRLARLTVGELPDLPAADLIVGALVPRIERQLDDQDAVGPELRRLPAHLHDLIHRGGNRLATLTAQLANGAQLEGKLLHAAETLGEALRPDRVQPSAEGSIGASPAATAAWLAAGGSGSGGAAARHYLDRIVQENGAALPCAFPVTVLERAWALNWLLQAGVAVSVTEDVRRSLRSALGREGAATSPGLPADADTTSMVLATLTLLGEPRAPAPLLPYELSTHFCTWPGEQGRSVTTNAHVLEALGLYVRARPAETRRHAAAIRKVSSWLGDQQRACGSWEDRWHASPYYATFCATTALHRFGGPGTGKTAAKAMRWLLDTQHGDGSWGIWGGTQEETAYAVLVLTGLPDAEGPGHREAVRRAQTYLAQPAHHGEHPPLWHDKDLYAPTVVVEAALLAARHTLRRFAHTGER
- a CDS encoding polyprenyl synthetase family protein, whose product is MNAASTVAQRLDLAVVRSQVGAVLDEFLTAKARTAAAHHLPGEVTQLLHDFLRAGGKRLRPLLCVTGWHAAAGRRPTPSAVLRTAAALEMFHAFALIHDDIMDSSATRRGRPTVHRALARRHAPGRTPQAADRTGTGAGILIGDVALAWSDELLHTAGLTAGQLTAALPLIDAMRTEVMYGQYLDLTATGRPTDDMALALAIVRYKTAKYTVERPLHIGASLAGAGTVLRDRLSEFALPLGEAFQLRDDLLGVFGDPAVTGKPSVDDLREGKHTALLALALRRAAPAHRHTLRSLIGNPCLTAEDAGRIRHLIACSGAPDEIERMIGERCAQAGRALDRAALSPTAHQALRELARTVTTRTA
- a CDS encoding class I SAM-dependent methyltransferase; the protein is MTSQFDGLAALHERSIDELPVRRHIEMPSVLAAAGGVEGLRVLDLGCGSGLYARFFARNGAAGVLGVDRSPGLVAHARHREEVEPLGVRYLVHDAATTDALAGAFDLTVAVYALSYAATPAALTRLCAAARATLAPGGRFVAATLNPDFATVPHYYRPYGFDLTVADPHLRDGDPVGLHARADGESFQVTAYYWSREAHGRALAEAGFTDIAWQSPRTAADGSASLFARYLAAPHVLAVSARAAGGASRR
- a CDS encoding oxidoreductase, coding for MRAKGKPGLPGQPGRTRRKRTLWAVACAVALGAASTAPVAAQPQRTAARAAAAAQTAARPAAVAALRGGWDLKDSDSDARFRGLAAVSRHTAWVAGTGGTVLRTRDGGDHWRDVSPPGAGKLDFRDIEAFDARRAVVLAAGEGEASRVFRTDDGGATWTESFRNTDPRAFYDCMTFFDSSHGIALADPVDGAYRILSTVDGGRNWRVLPTRGMPPAQPGEASFAASGQCLVSSGDHDAWFATGGAARSRVLYSPDRGRSWTVSQTPVPAGDPARGVFGLAFRDRTHGLAVGGDHRTGKPSPMAAAVSADGGASWQASVRPPKRYRSGVTWFPRSTRAALAVGPTGSDVTFDGGRRWYAFDDGSYDTVDCAPDAGCWAAGEDGRIARLEP